The following are from one region of the Aquipuribacter nitratireducens genome:
- the rpmA gene encoding 50S ribosomal protein L27: MAHKKGASSTRNGRDSNAQRLGVKRFGGQVVGAGEIIVRQRGTHFHPGDNVGRGGDDTLFALAPGAVQFGTRRGRRVVNVVAAEASA; encoded by the coding sequence ATGGCACACAAGAAGGGCGCGAGCTCGACCCGCAACGGTCGCGACTCCAACGCGCAGCGCCTCGGCGTCAAGCGCTTCGGCGGCCAGGTCGTCGGCGCCGGCGAGATCATTGTCCGGCAGCGCGGCACCCACTTCCACCCCGGCGACAACGTCGGCCGCGGCGGCGACGACACCCTCTTCGCCCTCGCCCCCGGCGCGGTGCAGTTCGGCACCCGGCGCGGGCGCCGCGTCGTCAACGTCGTGGCCGCGGAGGCCTCGGCCTGA
- the rplU gene encoding 50S ribosomal protein L21: MYAIVRAGGRQEKVAVGDVLTVDRLAGEPGDDVRFTPVLVVDGSTVTSDADALSSLVVAGEIVEDLRGPKIRILKYKNKTGYRKRQGHRQALTKVKITKIGK, from the coding sequence GTGTACGCGATCGTCCGCGCTGGAGGACGCCAGGAGAAGGTCGCCGTCGGCGACGTCCTCACGGTGGACCGACTCGCCGGTGAGCCCGGTGACGACGTCCGCTTCACCCCCGTCCTCGTCGTCGACGGCTCCACCGTCACCTCCGACGCCGACGCGCTGAGCAGCCTCGTCGTCGCCGGCGAGATCGTCGAGGACCTCCGGGGACCGAAGATCCGCATCCTCAAGTACAAGAACAAGACCGGGTACCGCAAGCGCCAGGGCCACCGGCAGGCGCTCACCAAGGTCAAGATCACCAAGATCGGGAAGTGA